The proteins below come from a single Burkholderia contaminans genomic window:
- a CDS encoding AI-2E family transporter, giving the protein MESGHDHQKFFYFLLAAVTVGLCWILAPFSGAVFWGTILAILFQPVQRWLAARFGKRRNLAALVTLSLIVLIVILPLVFVAATLVQEIAYVYQELKDAQPNYSQYFHDIIHALPTSIQNLLQKYGLTNIPGIQKKLTDGAAQISQFAATQALSIGQNTFQFVVSFGVMLYMVFFLLRDGGEIGRRVRRALPLDEEHKNLLLAKFTTVVRATVKGNIAVALVQGALGGLIFWILGIEGVVLWGALMAFLSLLPAIGASLVWVPAALYFLMIGAVWKCVILVAFCVGVIGLVDNLLRPILVGKDTKMPDWVVLISTLGGMALFGINGFVIGPLVAALFMASWDIYARAEQGE; this is encoded by the coding sequence ATGGAAAGCGGACACGACCACCAAAAATTCTTCTATTTCCTGCTGGCCGCGGTCACCGTCGGACTCTGCTGGATCCTCGCGCCGTTTTCCGGAGCCGTGTTCTGGGGCACCATTCTCGCGATCCTGTTCCAGCCCGTGCAGCGCTGGCTCGCCGCACGCTTCGGCAAGCGGCGCAACCTGGCCGCGCTCGTGACGCTGTCGCTGATCGTCCTGATCGTGATCCTGCCGCTCGTGTTCGTCGCCGCGACGCTCGTGCAGGAAATCGCGTACGTGTACCAGGAGCTCAAGGACGCCCAGCCGAACTATTCGCAGTATTTCCACGACATCATTCACGCGCTGCCGACGTCGATCCAGAACCTGCTGCAGAAGTACGGGCTGACCAACATCCCGGGCATCCAGAAGAAGCTGACCGACGGCGCCGCGCAAATCAGCCAGTTCGCGGCCACCCAGGCGCTCAGCATCGGCCAGAACACGTTCCAGTTCGTCGTGAGCTTCGGCGTGATGCTGTACATGGTGTTCTTCCTGCTGCGAGACGGCGGCGAGATCGGCCGCCGCGTGCGCCGCGCGCTGCCGCTCGACGAGGAGCACAAGAACCTGCTGCTCGCGAAGTTCACGACCGTCGTGCGCGCAACGGTGAAGGGCAACATCGCGGTCGCGCTCGTGCAGGGCGCGCTCGGCGGCCTGATCTTCTGGATCCTCGGGATCGAGGGCGTGGTGCTGTGGGGCGCGCTGATGGCGTTCCTGTCGCTGCTGCCCGCGATCGGCGCGAGCCTCGTATGGGTGCCGGCCGCGCTCTACTTCCTGATGATCGGCGCGGTCTGGAAGTGCGTGATCCTCGTCGCGTTCTGCGTGGGCGTGATCGGCCTCGTCGACAACCTGCTGCGCCCGATTCTCGTCGGCAAGGACACGAAGATGCCCGACTGGGTCGTGCTGATTTCGACGCTCGGCGGGATGGCGCTGTTCGGCATCAACGGCTTCGTGATCGGGCCGCTCGTCGCCGCGCTGTTCATGGCGAGCTGGGACATCTACGCGCGCGCCGAACAGGGCGAATGA